In the Helianthus annuus cultivar XRQ/B chromosome 11, HanXRQr2.0-SUNRISE, whole genome shotgun sequence genome, one interval contains:
- the LOC110901687 gene encoding uncharacterized mitochondrial protein AtMg00810-like, which yields MIIIRNDVEEIAGLKKNMFSKFEMKDLGNLNYRSKRGISICLKKYVLDLLVETGLIDCKPVDTPMVVNHNLHMELNGELADKERYQRLVGKLIYLSHTHPDIAYAVGVVSEFMHQPQVTHMEAAHRILRYLKGIASPGVLFKTNEHLNVELYTHAH from the coding sequence ATGATTATTATTAGAAATGATGTAGAAGAAATAGCAGGACTGAAAAAGAATATGTTCtcaaagtttgaaatgaaagaccttggGAATCTCAACTATAGGTCTAAACGGGGGATCTCCATCTGCCTAAAGAAGTATGTCCTTGATCTCCTGGTGGAAACCGGATTGATTGATTGTAAACCAGTAGATACTCCAATGGTGGTGAACCACAACCTTCACATGGAACTTAATGGAGAGCTTGCAGACAAAGAAAGGTACCAACGACTCGTGGGGAAGTTAATTTATCTCTCACACACTCATCCTGATATAGCTTATGCTGTTGGAGTGGTAAGTGAGTTCATGCACCAACCACAAGTTACCCACATGGAAGCAGCACATAGAATTTTAAGGTATCTCAAGGGGATCGCAAGCCCTGGAGTGTTGTTCAAAACAAATGAACATTTAAATGTTGAGCTCTACACTCATGCACACTGA